In Odontesthes bonariensis isolate fOdoBon6 chromosome 22, fOdoBon6.hap1, whole genome shotgun sequence, one genomic interval encodes:
- the minar2 gene encoding major intrinsically disordered NOTCH2-binding receptor 1-like, translating to MDIFVLPNNDHPEKFLQLDVKMLGATFQAGALRRHWQNRLYSQVQTMLPSLICARTEQMFKSDTRSHPSLEGSPAVFMDRYLEKHITPITLNSNIKRNPLYMDIKLIDTVDSEKFKPSWTIKDYDTQTIHSNLADHLKKTPKDLDFWLEDLYTPGFDSLLKRKQAEHQKKILCKILSTIILLVCAVLLIVVVPVVLLQKKN from the exons ATGGACATCTTTGTTCTGCCCAACAATGATCACCCTGAGAAGTTCCTGCAGCTGGATGTTAAGATGCTGGGGGCCACGTTCCAGGCTGGAGCGCTCCGGAGACATTGGCAGAACAGGCTCTACTCACAGGTACAGACCATGCTACCTTCCCTCATCTGTGCGAGG ACGGAGCAAATGTTCAAATCTGATACCAGGAGTCATCCATCTCTCGAGGGCAGTCCTGCAGTGTTTATGGACAGATACCTGGAGAAGCACATCACGCCAATCACTCTGAATTCCAACATCAAGAGGAACCCTCTGTACATGGACATAAAGTTGATTGACACAGTGGACAGTGAGAAATTCAAGCCTTCCTGGACTATCAAAGACTATGACACTCAAACAATCCACAGCAACCTGGCAGATCATttaaag AAGACTCCAAAGGATCTGGACTTTTGGCTTGAGGACCTCTACACACCAGGATTCGACTCTTTACTTAAGAGGAAACAAGCAGAACATCAAAAAAAGATACTTTGCAAAATTCTTTCCACAatcattttgcttgtttgtgCAGTTCTTCttattgttgttgttccagttgtgcttctacaaaagaaaaactaa